The following coding sequences lie in one Metallumcola ferriviriculae genomic window:
- the ftsE gene encoding cell division ATP-binding protein FtsE, which yields MIQMYSVFKEYPNGVKALARLNLHITKGEFVFLVGASGAGKSSLIRLVFREELPSRGQVIIGGKSIARLRASQVAKLRRNIGVVFQDFRLLMDRTAFDNVAFALRVLQYSGKEIKARVPEVLAMVGLKGKEQCYPNQLSGGEQQRLAIARAVVNNPKILVADEPTGNLDPDTSWEIMHLLDEINQRGTTLVMATHDQSIVDNMKRRTLVLKKGIVIDDRREGGYIL from the coding sequence TTGATACAGATGTACAGTGTTTTTAAAGAATATCCCAACGGGGTTAAAGCGTTGGCAAGGTTAAACCTACATATAACCAAGGGCGAGTTTGTCTTTTTGGTTGGCGCCAGTGGTGCTGGTAAGTCATCGCTTATCAGGTTAGTTTTTCGAGAGGAACTGCCCAGTCGGGGGCAGGTGATCATCGGCGGCAAAAGCATTGCTCGGCTGCGTGCTTCCCAGGTGGCAAAGCTTCGCCGCAATATCGGCGTGGTCTTTCAGGATTTTCGTCTGTTGATGGACCGAACCGCTTTTGACAATGTGGCTTTTGCCCTGCGGGTACTGCAGTATTCCGGCAAAGAAATCAAGGCCCGGGTCCCCGAGGTGCTGGCTATGGTCGGCCTAAAAGGCAAGGAACAGTGCTATCCCAATCAACTATCCGGCGGCGAACAGCAGCGTCTGGCTATTGCCCGGGCAGTGGTCAATAACCCCAAAATTTTGGTGGCGGATGAACCCACTGGAAATTTGGACCCTGATACTTCCTGGGAGATTATGCATCTGCTGGATGAAATAAATCAGCGGGGAACCACTTTGGTGATGGCTACTCACGACCAAAGTATAGTGGACAATATGAAACGGCGCACCTTGGTGCTGAAGAAAGGTATTGTTATTGACGACCGGCGTGAAGGAGGGTACATATTATGA
- a CDS encoding LmeA family phospholipid-binding protein, which yields MKLRWRLVLLLVAFLAVGQFLLPDAAEWGIKNAMVGTYPNLSQARVEVVARPGVKVLAGRMDRVRLHAEEVDFGSIQAASVDLELEQARLDLRKLLLDKKLFFSARSRRLEVELKEEGINRYLRQVNVPLIGEPTIEIKAKEALLSGKVTLVGREVNIGVRGALTLEDGKLKYKPERVSFNGKELAPAMQQRLLSRIAFIMPLSSMPVEAYFSKMRQYQGRVILVSEGTGIH from the coding sequence ATGAAATTAAGATGGCGGTTGGTGCTGCTGCTGGTAGCATTCTTGGCTGTCGGGCAGTTTCTGCTTCCGGATGCGGCGGAGTGGGGGATTAAGAATGCTATGGTGGGCACTTATCCTAATCTGAGCCAAGCCAGGGTGGAGGTGGTCGCTCGGCCCGGCGTTAAAGTCTTAGCCGGCAGGATGGATAGGGTGCGGCTTCACGCTGAGGAGGTTGATTTTGGCTCAATTCAGGCTGCTTCAGTTGATTTAGAATTGGAGCAGGCTCGCTTGGATTTGCGTAAACTATTGTTAGACAAAAAGTTGTTTTTTAGTGCCCGTTCCCGCCGCTTAGAAGTAGAATTAAAAGAAGAAGGTATAAACCGATATTTACGGCAGGTGAATGTACCGTTAATCGGCGAGCCTACTATAGAAATTAAGGCGAAAGAAGCGTTGCTTTCTGGCAAGGTTACGCTGGTAGGCAGGGAAGTTAATATCGGCGTCCGCGGTGCCTTGACTTTAGAAGACGGCAAACTGAAATATAAGCCGGAAAGAGTATCTTTTAATGGTAAAGAGCTTGCTCCTGCCATGCAGCAGCGGCTGCTTAGCCGCATTGCATTTATTATGCCGCTAAGCAGCATGCCCGTAGAGGCATATTTTTCGAAAATGAGACAGTATCAAGGCAGGGTAATCTTAGTTTCAGAGGGAACCGGCATTCATTAG
- a CDS encoding transketolase yields the protein MKDNQKLEDLARSIRRHIVEMVGEAGSGHPGGSLSAADIVTALYFREMRLDPERPDWPERDRFVLSKGHAAPVLYATLAERGYFPQKELLTLRKLGSRLQGHPDSKHLPGVEMATGSLGQGLSAANGMALAARLDGQETRVYALVGDGEIQEGQIWEAAMAAAHYKLDNLAAFLDHNGLQIDGENREVMGVEPVDAKWRAFGWHVIGIDGHDFDQIFAALEEAKKTKGKPTMIIAKTIKGKGVSYMENEVGWHGNAPKTDQVEKALAELV from the coding sequence ATGAAGGACAACCAAAAGCTAGAGGATTTAGCGCGCAGCATTAGAAGGCATATCGTTGAGATGGTTGGTGAAGCAGGGTCCGGACATCCCGGCGGTTCTCTTTCCGCTGCGGATATTGTGACCGCGCTTTATTTTCGGGAAATGCGTCTTGACCCAGAGCGACCGGATTGGCCGGAACGGGATCGTTTTGTACTTTCTAAAGGGCATGCTGCACCGGTGCTTTATGCTACATTGGCGGAGAGAGGTTATTTTCCCCAAAAAGAGCTGCTGACTTTGCGCAAACTGGGCAGCCGGCTGCAGGGGCACCCGGATTCCAAACATCTACCCGGGGTAGAAATGGCTACCGGCTCACTGGGACAGGGGCTGTCTGCTGCTAATGGTATGGCTTTAGCAGCTAGGTTAGACGGGCAGGAAACAAGGGTATATGCACTGGTGGGCGACGGTGAAATTCAAGAGGGGCAGATTTGGGAAGCTGCCATGGCTGCGGCTCATTATAAATTGGACAACCTGGCAGCGTTTTTAGACCATAACGGGCTGCAAATTGATGGAGAAAACCGGGAAGTGATGGGTGTGGAACCGGTTGATGCCAAATGGCGTGCCTTCGGCTGGCATGTGATTGGCATTGACGGGCATGATTTCGATCAGATTTTTGCTGCTTTGGAGGAAGCCAAAAAGACCAAAGGTAAGCCGACGATGATTATTGCTAAAACCATTAAAGGCAAGGGTGTTTCTTATATGGAAAATGAGGTGGGTTGGCACGGCAATGCGCCCAAAACTGACCAAGTGGAAAAAGCTCTAGCTGAGCTTGTCTGA
- a CDS encoding transketolase family protein, translated as MTEKIATREAYGKALVELGKSNGNVVVLDADLSKSTKTALFAKEFPERFFDMGIAEQNMIGTAAGLAQGGKIPFASSFAVFATGRAFEQVRNSVCYPKVNVKIAATHAGVTVGEDGGSHQSIEDIAIMRVLPNMTVIVPADAEEAKQAVFHAAETEGPFYIRLGRSGVPVIHGGQYRFQLGKAEVMKQGKDAAVVACGLMVAEALAAADMLAADGIDIEVINSATIKPLDGKTIAAAAEKTGAVVTAEEHSIIGGLGSAVSELLGECCPVPVERVGVTDKFGESGAPGELLEHFGLTADEIAKAVKRVLKRKA; from the coding sequence ATGACTGAAAAAATAGCGACCAGGGAAGCTTACGGCAAAGCATTAGTGGAGCTGGGCAAGAGTAATGGGAATGTGGTGGTGTTGGATGCGGACTTGTCCAAATCCACCAAGACGGCATTATTTGCCAAGGAATTCCCCGAGCGTTTCTTTGATATGGGGATTGCCGAACAGAACATGATTGGCACCGCAGCAGGGTTGGCCCAAGGCGGCAAGATTCCCTTTGCCAGTTCCTTTGCGGTTTTTGCTACCGGCCGGGCATTTGAGCAAGTGCGCAATTCGGTCTGTTATCCGAAGGTCAATGTGAAAATCGCCGCTACCCATGCCGGGGTTACCGTAGGTGAAGATGGGGGCTCTCATCAGAGTATAGAGGATATTGCCATCATGCGGGTTCTGCCCAATATGACGGTAATTGTCCCCGCTGATGCCGAAGAAGCGAAACAAGCGGTTTTCCATGCTGCGGAAACTGAAGGACCTTTTTATATTCGGTTGGGACGTTCGGGCGTGCCGGTAATCCATGGTGGGCAGTATCGTTTCCAATTAGGTAAAGCGGAGGTCATGAAACAGGGTAAGGATGCTGCCGTGGTTGCTTGCGGGTTGATGGTGGCGGAAGCATTGGCTGCAGCTGATATGTTAGCAGCAGACGGCATTGATATTGAGGTAATCAACTCGGCAACCATCAAGCCTCTGGATGGAAAGACTATTGCCGCTGCCGCTGAGAAAACCGGGGCTGTAGTGACTGCCGAAGAGCATAGCATTATTGGCGGTCTGGGCAGTGCGGTGAGTGAACTGCTGGGTGAATGCTGTCCGGTGCCTGTGGAAAGGGTGGGTGTTACCGATAAATTTGGCGAATCCGGTGCGCCGGGTGAACTGCTTGAGCACTTTGGTTTGACAGCCGATGAAATTGCCAAGGCAGTAAAACGCGTGCTGAAAAGAAAGGCATAA
- the ftsX gene encoding permease-like cell division protein FtsX, with translation MKFSTFGFLGGQAVSSIRRNGLMSLASIGIVAVSLFLLGTFLMMALNANMMATAIETDVEIAVLLDSNASAAQVQSVSDDVSALGEVINVTHIAKDQALDSMEMRFGEEHDLLQSLGGINPLPDSLIVKVREPRLVGEVADTIGRFNFVDKVRYGQGWVEQLFAVLDWVRWLGAGVVVLLSLAAVFLIAITVRLTVFARKDEIAIMKYVGATNWFIRLPFFVEGLLLGTFGSLLAGIGLYFGYSQLVGYVAATVNFVPMITDMGYLLNILVYLLAGGALLGACGSAVSVRKFLKV, from the coding sequence ATGAAATTTAGTACCTTCGGTTTTCTCGGCGGTCAAGCAGTCTCGTCTATCAGGAGAAATGGGCTGATGAGTTTGGCCTCAATTGGAATCGTTGCCGTATCCTTGTTTTTATTGGGGACATTTTTAATGATGGCCCTCAATGCGAATATGATGGCCACTGCTATCGAAACCGATGTGGAAATTGCGGTGCTGTTAGACAGTAATGCTTCTGCTGCGCAGGTGCAGTCTGTCTCGGACGATGTTTCCGCTCTCGGTGAGGTAATTAATGTTACTCATATTGCCAAGGACCAAGCGCTTGATAGCATGGAAATGCGCTTTGGGGAGGAGCATGATCTCCTTCAGTCGTTGGGAGGTATCAATCCTCTGCCGGACAGTCTGATAGTTAAGGTAAGGGAACCCCGGTTGGTGGGGGAGGTTGCCGACACCATCGGCAGGTTTAATTTTGTGGATAAGGTGCGTTACGGCCAGGGATGGGTGGAGCAGTTGTTTGCGGTTCTTGATTGGGTTCGTTGGCTGGGCGCCGGGGTGGTAGTGTTATTATCCCTGGCAGCGGTGTTTCTGATAGCGATTACGGTGCGGTTGACTGTCTTTGCTCGGAAGGATGAGATTGCTATCATGAAGTATGTAGGTGCAACCAACTGGTTTATCCGGCTGCCCTTTTTCGTTGAGGGTTTGCTGCTTGGCACATTTGGGTCGTTACTGGCCGGTATCGGTTTGTATTTCGGTTACAGCCAACTGGTGGGGTATGTCGCGGCCACGGTTAATTTTGTGCCGATGATAACTGATATGGGCTACCTGCTCAATATCTTGGTTTATCTGCTGGCGGGCGGTGCGCTGCTGGGTGCCTGCGGCAGCGCTGTATCTGTTCGCAAGTTCTTAAAGGTTTAA
- a CDS encoding YitT family protein, protein MRLKGLINMLGITLGALITALGLILFLIPNKIAAGGVSGLATVIFYVLNLPVGLTMLVINIPLFLISLRQLGVRFGIKTLFGTVMLSVFTDGLNPLFTPLTSDPLLAAIYGGISTGLGLGLVFKFGATTGGTDLAAQLIHKYIKVSVGKGLLLIDAMVVILAGIVFDVELALYALIALFATTKMIDLVQEGLGYVKAALIISDKSEELGRVIITKLDRGATALHGRGLYTGKDRDVILVVLSRTEVAKIKGMVQAVDPKAFVIVTNVNEALGEGFKDMSHEVI, encoded by the coding sequence ATGAGATTAAAAGGTTTAATTAACATGTTGGGAATTACCCTGGGCGCTCTTATTACTGCTCTTGGGCTGATATTATTTTTAATTCCAAATAAGATTGCTGCTGGTGGTGTCAGCGGTCTTGCCACCGTCATTTTTTATGTGCTGAACCTGCCGGTGGGCCTTACCATGCTGGTTATTAATATACCTTTATTTCTGATCAGCCTGCGGCAGTTGGGTGTGCGTTTTGGTATCAAGACCCTTTTCGGCACGGTAATGTTGTCTGTTTTTACCGATGGACTCAACCCATTATTTACTCCTCTGACTTCCGACCCGCTGCTGGCAGCGATTTACGGCGGCATCAGTACCGGTTTGGGCTTAGGTTTGGTATTTAAGTTTGGCGCTACTACCGGCGGTACTGATTTGGCGGCACAGTTAATTCACAAGTACATAAAAGTCAGCGTTGGTAAGGGGTTACTGCTGATTGATGCCATGGTGGTAATTTTGGCAGGGATTGTTTTTGATGTGGAATTGGCCCTCTATGCATTAATTGCCTTGTTTGCTACCACCAAGATGATTGACTTGGTGCAGGAGGGGTTGGGATATGTCAAAGCTGCATTAATTATCTCTGATAAATCGGAAGAATTGGGGCGGGTCATTATTACCAAGTTAGATCGGGGGGCAACTGCTTTACATGGCCGCGGTCTCTATACCGGTAAGGACAGGGATGTCATTCTGGTGGTTCTCAGCCGCACTGAGGTTGCCAAAATAAAGGGAATGGTGCAGGCTGTTGACCCCAAGGCATTTGTTATTGTCACCAATGTCAATGAGGCGTTGGGTGAGGGATTTAAAGATATGTCCCATGAAGTCATCTAA
- the secA gene encoding preprotein translocase subunit SecA, with product MLKMLRSLLDENAKVIKKLSKMVNQINDLEEDMLALTEDELKDKTAEFRSRLEEGETLDDLLPEAFAVVRQASQRVLGMRHFDVQLMGGMVLHQGRIAEMKTGEGKTLVATLPVYLNALAGSVHVVTVNDYLASRDSEWMGQLYKYLGLTVGLIVHGLDHEQRREAYACDVVYGTNNEFGFDYLRDNMAMYGDQLVQGDLNYAIIDEVDSILIDEARTPLIISGQSDKATDLYYTVTKIIPRLKKEEHYTMDEKANVVTLTEEGVAKVEQMLGVENLYDDKHMELSHHVNQALRAHVMMKRDRDYVVKDGQVVIVDEFTGRLMFGRRFSEGLHQSIEAKEGVKIERESQTLATITFQNFFRMYNKLAGMTGTAETEEQEFRKIYGLDVVVMPTNEPMIREDLSDLVYRTEQGKFNAAVEEIAEKHEIGQPVLVGTISIEFSEHLSKLLKQRGVPHNVLNAKHHEKEAEIVAQAGRFGSVTIATNMAGRGTDIVLGGNAEFLAQQELPEGAEPDEMAALIEKKKETAKVEREKVLAAGGLHIIGTERHESRRIDNQLRGRSGRQGDPGSSRFYVSLEDDLMRLFGSDNISGIMDKLGMDDSTPIDHPLISRSIESAQKKVEARNFDIRKHVLEYDDVMNQQREVIYDQRLKVLMGNNLKETVIGMIETVIDGTVDLYGAESNFPENWDLKSMLDYVEQLFLPGHDLTEDQMKNMDKEDVREMFKERALALYEQREEELSAETMRELERMVILKVVDAKWMDHLDAMDQLRQGIGLRAVGQQDPLVAYKKEGYEMFNDMIASIQDDVVRYVYRVKVVERPEERQNVVENRYSEDQEMRPVRNENKVGRNDPCPCGSGKKYKKCCGRN from the coding sequence ATGCTGAAGATGCTTCGCAGCCTACTAGATGAAAACGCGAAAGTTATAAAGAAGCTTTCTAAAATGGTCAATCAGATTAATGACCTGGAAGAGGACATGCTTGCTTTGACTGAAGATGAGCTAAAGGATAAGACGGCTGAATTTCGCAGCCGGCTTGAAGAAGGCGAAACGTTGGACGACCTTCTGCCCGAGGCCTTCGCAGTGGTGCGTCAAGCGTCCCAAAGAGTATTGGGGATGCGGCACTTTGATGTCCAATTGATGGGTGGTATGGTGCTGCACCAGGGCAGGATTGCCGAGATGAAGACTGGTGAGGGTAAAACCCTAGTCGCTACTTTACCAGTCTATCTTAATGCGCTGGCGGGCAGTGTGCACGTTGTTACTGTAAATGATTATCTTGCCAGCCGGGACAGCGAATGGATGGGTCAGCTGTATAAATATTTGGGTCTAACTGTCGGTCTGATAGTACATGGTTTAGACCATGAGCAGCGGCGGGAGGCCTATGCCTGTGATGTGGTATACGGTACCAATAATGAATTTGGTTTCGATTACCTGCGGGATAATATGGCCATGTATGGTGATCAATTGGTTCAGGGCGATTTGAACTATGCCATTATTGACGAGGTGGACAGTATCCTCATTGATGAGGCACGGACACCATTAATTATTTCCGGTCAGTCAGATAAGGCAACAGACCTTTATTATACCGTTACCAAGATTATTCCCCGGTTGAAAAAAGAAGAACATTACACCATGGACGAAAAGGCCAATGTAGTCACCCTCACCGAAGAAGGGGTGGCGAAGGTTGAGCAGATGCTGGGCGTTGAGAACCTCTATGACGATAAGCATATGGAATTGAGCCATCACGTCAATCAGGCCTTAAGAGCCCATGTAATGATGAAACGTGACCGTGACTATGTGGTTAAGGATGGTCAGGTAGTAATTGTAGATGAATTTACCGGTCGTTTGATGTTTGGACGACGGTTCAGCGAAGGGCTGCACCAATCGATTGAAGCTAAGGAAGGCGTCAAGATTGAGCGGGAATCTCAGACTCTGGCAACCATTACCTTCCAGAACTTTTTCCGAATGTATAATAAGCTGGCGGGTATGACCGGTACCGCTGAAACAGAGGAACAGGAATTTAGGAAAATTTACGGTCTTGATGTTGTGGTGATGCCCACCAACGAGCCGATGATTCGTGAGGATTTATCTGATCTGGTCTATCGTACCGAACAGGGCAAATTTAACGCAGCAGTGGAAGAAATTGCAGAAAAACATGAAATAGGGCAGCCGGTATTGGTAGGTACCATTTCTATTGAGTTTTCAGAACATCTTAGTAAGCTGTTGAAACAAAGAGGTGTTCCGCACAATGTTCTTAACGCTAAGCATCATGAAAAAGAGGCGGAAATTGTGGCCCAGGCGGGTAGGTTCGGTTCGGTAACCATTGCTACCAATATGGCCGGCAGGGGTACTGACATTGTGCTGGGAGGTAATGCGGAGTTTTTGGCTCAACAGGAACTGCCGGAAGGTGCGGAGCCGGATGAAATGGCGGCGCTGATTGAAAAGAAAAAGGAAACTGCTAAAGTGGAACGGGAAAAGGTATTAGCTGCCGGCGGTCTGCATATTATCGGTACTGAAAGGCATGAAAGTCGCCGCATTGATAATCAGCTGCGGGGTCGTTCCGGGCGTCAGGGTGACCCGGGTTCCAGCCGCTTCTATGTTTCTCTTGAAGATGATTTGATGCGGTTGTTTGGGTCTGATAATATTTCCGGCATTATGGATAAACTGGGAATGGATGATTCAACACCTATTGACCATCCTCTGATATCCCGGTCTATTGAATCAGCCCAGAAAAAAGTGGAAGCCAGAAACTTCGATATTCGTAAACATGTGCTTGAATATGATGATGTAATGAATCAGCAGCGGGAAGTTATTTATGACCAGCGTCTCAAGGTGCTGATGGGTAATAATCTGAAAGAAACTGTAATAGGTATGATTGAAACAGTAATTGACGGCACAGTTGATTTGTATGGAGCAGAGAGCAATTTCCCGGAAAACTGGGATTTGAAGAGTATGCTCGATTATGTGGAACAGCTGTTTTTACCTGGACATGACTTGACGGAAGACCAGATGAAAAATATGGATAAAGAAGATGTTCGCGAGATGTTCAAGGAAAGGGCCCTGGCTCTTTATGAGCAGCGGGAAGAGGAACTAAGCGCCGAGACGATGCGCGAACTGGAACGAATGGTAATTCTTAAGGTTGTAGACGCTAAGTGGATGGATCATTTGGATGCCATGGACCAATTGCGTCAGGGTATCGGTCTGAGGGCAGTGGGTCAGCAGGACCCATTAGTTGCCTATAAAAAAGAGGGCTACGAAATGTTTAATGATATGATTGCCAGCATTCAGGATGATGTGGTGCGTTACGTGTATCGGGTGAAAGTGGTGGAAAGACCGGAGGAACGACAGAATGTGGTAGAAAATAGATACTCCGAGGACCAGGAGATGCGTCCGGTAAGGAATGAAAATAAGGTTGGCCGCAACGACCCTTGTCCTTGTGGCAGCGGTAAAAAATATAAAAAGTGCTGCGGTAGAAATTAA
- the prfB gene encoding peptide chain release factor 2 (programmed frameshift) — MLAELKTELEKLSKRIEELRVSLDVAGNQERLKELEAAMAKPNFWDDAEQAPKMTREVAAVKEELETYSKLAYKVEELEVLLELGQEDEDLARESTRAVQELKIKLEQVEMAVLLSGPYDKNNAIVSLHPGAGGTESQDWVEMLFRMYQRWAEISGYQVEVIDLMPGDEAGIKSATFIVKGINAYGYIRAERGVHRLVRISPFDTSGRRHTSFASVDVTPEVEQDDEIDIDESDLKIDTYRSGGAGGQHVNKTDSAVRITHQPSGIVVQCQKERSQHANRLTAMRILRAKLFEQKMRQQEEEMAAIRGQQKEIAWGSQIRSYVFHPYSMVKDHRTNVEVGNVDAVMDGKLDKLIFAFLRQQSR; from the exons ATGTTAGCAGAGCTCAAAACGGAACTGGAAAAGCTAAGCAAAAGAATTGAGGAACTGAGGGTTTCTCTT GACGTAGCGGGAAACCAAGAGCGGCTGAAAGAGTTAGAGGCGGCAATGGCCAAACCTAATTTTTGGGATGATGCTGAGCAGGCCCCAAAAATGACCCGTGAAGTGGCTGCGGTAAAAGAGGAGCTCGAAACCTACAGTAAGCTTGCTTACAAGGTGGAGGAATTGGAAGTGCTGCTTGAACTTGGCCAAGAGGATGAAGATCTGGCTCGGGAGAGTACCCGGGCAGTGCAGGAATTAAAAATTAAGCTGGAGCAGGTGGAAATGGCCGTGCTTCTCTCCGGCCCATATGATAAAAATAATGCCATTGTCTCACTTCACCCCGGTGCCGGCGGTACTGAATCTCAGGACTGGGTTGAGATGCTCTTTCGCATGTATCAGCGTTGGGCTGAGATAAGCGGTTATCAGGTGGAGGTCATCGATCTGATGCCCGGAGATGAAGCTGGTATCAAGAGTGCCACTTTTATAGTCAAAGGGATTAATGCTTATGGTTATATAAGGGCGGAACGGGGCGTCCACCGCTTGGTGCGCATCTCTCCTTTTGATACTTCCGGCAGAAGGCATACTTCATTTGCGTCTGTAGATGTTACACCGGAAGTGGAGCAGGATGACGAGATTGATATTGACGAGAGTGATTTGAAAATTGATACCTATCGTTCCGGCGGCGCCGGTGGTCAGCACGTCAATAAAACAGACTCTGCCGTACGAATTACGCACCAGCCTTCGGGCATTGTGGTTCAGTGCCAGAAGGAACGGTCCCAGCATGCTAATCGACTTACCGCGATGCGTATTTTGAGGGCCAAGCTTTTTGAACAGAAGATGCGGCAGCAGGAGGAAGAAATGGCAGCGATAAGGGGCCAGCAGAAGGAAATTGCCTGGGGCAGCCAGATACGTTCCTATGTATTTCATCCGTACTCGATGGTAAAAGACCATCGTACTAATGTTGAAGTGGGAAATGTGGATGCAGTAATGGATGGTAAGTTGGATAAACTTATCTTTGCCTTTCTCAGACAGCAGTCAAGGTAA
- a CDS encoding DUF362 domain-containing protein — MAYEITSDCIACGSCTVVCPNGAVDDGYGSDYTGKGNSAAEGSSMGIPHYRLTDGCDGCGDCLEVCPTGAIIVET, encoded by the coding sequence ATGGCTTATGAAATCACATCTGATTGTATAGCCTGCGGCAGCTGTACTGTAGTATGCCCCAACGGTGCTGTAGACGATGGTTATGGCAGCGATTATACCGGAAAAGGGAATTCGGCAGCTGAGGGCAGCTCAATGGGAATCCCGCATTACCGTCTCACGGATGGTTGTGACGGTTGTGGTGACTGTCTTGAGGTCTGCCCTACCGGGGCAATAATTGTAGAAACTTAG
- a CDS encoding S41 family peptidase, translated as MIRRSIPRILTTVIILLLLITGVFGYVIATDFMHLGRMLKVIGFIETQAMDPVPIVDLVDGALAGMVDSLEDPYSVYMEPKVYKDLSAHIKGSYGGVGLLITMKDKQLVVLSPFKGTPAHKAGIKAEDIITKIDGKETTGMTLDDAAELMKGKPGTEVVLTVSREGTEPKDYPIVREEIDLPTVTGEMLKTAEVDGIGYINISMFSDTTGKDLNKTLTDLQSKGLKAVVLDLRNNPGGALNAAVDVAEAFVPKGPIVHIVGREGTNVYEADSEYLNLPLVVLVNKGSASASEIVSGAIKDTGTGTIVGTTTFGKGLVQTVYPLGKGAAVKLTTAKYLTPDKRDINEKGIVPDVIVELDAETEQEALLTAPNLEKDSQLQKAVEILAGKLK; from the coding sequence ATGATAAGACGCTCCATACCGCGTATTCTGACCACAGTAATTATCCTACTGTTGCTGATTACCGGGGTTTTTGGCTATGTAATTGCAACAGATTTTATGCATTTAGGCAGAATGTTAAAGGTGATTGGCTTTATCGAGACTCAGGCCATGGACCCGGTACCGATAGTAGACCTGGTGGATGGGGCTTTGGCGGGCATGGTTGACTCCTTGGAGGACCCTTATTCGGTTTATATGGAACCCAAGGTATATAAGGATTTATCTGCCCATATTAAAGGGTCCTACGGCGGTGTAGGGCTGCTTATTACGATGAAAGATAAGCAGTTGGTGGTATTATCACCTTTTAAAGGAACACCGGCGCATAAAGCCGGTATTAAGGCAGAGGATATCATCACCAAAATTGACGGTAAGGAAACAACGGGGATGACTTTGGATGATGCGGCGGAATTGATGAAGGGTAAACCCGGTACGGAAGTGGTGCTGACAGTATCCAGGGAGGGAACTGAGCCTAAGGATTATCCCATCGTCCGAGAGGAAATCGATTTACCTACAGTTACCGGTGAAATGCTGAAAACAGCTGAAGTCGATGGCATCGGCTATATAAATATTTCCATGTTTAGCGATACTACGGGCAAGGATCTGAATAAAACGCTAACAGACTTGCAGTCTAAGGGTCTTAAGGCGGTTGTGCTGGACCTTCGTAATAATCCCGGCGGTGCGTTAAATGCTGCCGTTGATGTGGCCGAAGCGTTTGTGCCTAAGGGACCGATAGTGCATATTGTCGGACGAGAAGGCACCAATGTCTATGAAGCGGATAGTGAATACCTGAATCTGCCTCTGGTGGTGCTGGTGAATAAGGGCAGCGCTAGTGCATCTGAAATTGTATCCGGTGCCATTAAGGATACCGGTACTGGCACAATTGTCGGAACAACCACTTTTGGTAAGGGCCTGGTGCAGACTGTTTACCCATTAGGTAAAGGGGCAGCGGTAAAACTAACCACCGCTAAGTATCTTACTCCTGATAAAAGAGACATTAACGAAAAGGGGATTGTCCCTGATGTGATAGTGGAGCTGGATGCGGAAACGGAACAGGAAGCGCTGCTGACCGCGCCCAATCTAGAAAAGGATTCCCAGCTGCAGAAAGCCGTAGAAATACTGGCGGGTAAACTTAAATAG
- a CDS encoding DUF5317 domain-containing protein — translation MTTWWKVMSAMFIEAAVIGLVVGYIRGGRLSNLKNLSIKRGWAVLIAFLLQFGLGRLPLGVGSLHYAVHMLSYLLLFYFVWVNFQPWGIRLIGLGIMLNFVVIAANNGIMPVGTAGMSQEFSYNLQTVSDGIHGLLTGATRLPILADIIKVKNPLTGSGGWYSIGDIVMDLGIIVLISSIMANISSYYKVVSVKGGRS, via the coding sequence ATGACGACATGGTGGAAGGTGATGTCGGCAATGTTTATTGAAGCAGCAGTAATAGGACTTGTGGTGGGATACATTCGTGGTGGTAGGTTAAGTAACTTGAAAAATCTATCAATTAAGCGGGGCTGGGCAGTATTGATTGCGTTTCTGCTTCAATTTGGCCTTGGACGCCTGCCGCTTGGCGTGGGCTCACTCCATTATGCAGTGCACATGTTATCATATCTGCTGCTGTTTTATTTTGTTTGGGTGAATTTCCAGCCGTGGGGCATTAGACTTATTGGCCTTGGCATAATGCTAAATTTTGTGGTGATAGCAGCTAATAACGGAATTATGCCGGTTGGTACGGCGGGGATGTCCCAAGAATTCAGCTACAATTTGCAAACGGTAAGTGACGGCATTCACGGTTTGTTGACCGGGGCTACTAGGTTACCCATATTGGCAGATATAATAAAAGTAAAAAACCCCCTAACAGGTTCGGGGGGATGGTACAGCATCGGTGATATTGTCATGGACCTAGGTATTATTGTATTAATTAGCAGTATTATGGCAAATATTTCTTCTTATTATAAGGTTGTCTCAGTAAAGGGCGGCAGGAGTTGA